The genomic DNA ACGTGCGCCTCGCGAATCGACTCCGGCGCCATCGTCGTCAGGTCGCGATCGACCATCACCAAGTCCGCCAGCATGCCGGCGCGCAGCACGCCCAGCTTGTCATCCTGAAAGCCCGCATACGCCGACCCGTGGGTGTACGCGCGCAGCGCCTCCTCCACCGCAATCTTCTGCTCGGGCACCCATCCGCCGGGCGTCCGGTCGTCAAGCGTCCGGCGCGTGGCAGCCGCGTAGATCCCCTCCAGCGGCGTCGGCGGTGCGACAAACCAGTCGCTGCCAAAGGCCAGCGTGGCCCTGGCATCAAGGAGCGAGCGCCACGCGTATGCCCCCTTGGCCCGCGTGGGGCCGATCACGTTCCCCGCCCACCGACCGTCGTCAATGGCGTGATACGGCTGCATGCTGGCGATCACGCCCAGCGCGCCGAATCGCGGAATGTCGGCGGGATCAATATGCTGCGCATGCTCGATGCGGAAGCGCCGATCGCGGGCCCCATTCTCCTTCGCCACCCGCTCGAAGATATCCAGTTGGGTGCGCATCGCACGATCGCCGATGGCATGCACCATCACCTGGAGTCCGGCCGCATCGGCCGCCTTGGTCCACGCGTACAGACTGTCCGGCGATGTCACGAAAAACCCGCTGTCCCTGGGCGAGTCCGCGAACGGCGCCAGCATTGCCGCCGTATGCGACCCCAGCGATCCGTCCACGAATCCCTTCAGCGCGCCGACGCGCAGCCAATCATCACCTCGCCCGTTCTGCGTGATGTCATCGCGCAGCCGCGCCCAGTCGGACAGCGGCACCTGCGCAACGATGCGGGTCCGCAGTTTCCCGGCACGGTTCGCGCGACGAAAGGCCGTCAGGTCTCCCCACCCACCCATGTGATGCACACTTGTCACGCCACGCGCCGCGACGTGCGTCATCGCCGTGTCGAGCGCCCGATCCCACTCGGCGTCACTCCGCGGCGGCTGCACGGCATCGACCAGCGATTGCGCGTTGTCTTTCAAGATGCCGGTGGGCTCCCCGGCGACATCCCGCACGATGGTGCCGCCATCAATGTCCTTCGTTGCTCGATCGATCTTGGCTGCGGCCATCGCCAGCGAATTGGCGAGATTCATGTGCCCGTCCAGTCGATTGATCCACACCGGATTGTCCGGCGTCACCGAATCGATCCAGCCCCGAGACGGCAGTTCTCCACCCCAGTTGGTGTGATCCCAGTCGCCGTTGCGAATCCACGTGCCCTTGGGGAGCGTTTTGGCAAATGCGGCAATGCGCTGTATGAACTCCGCGCGGGTCTTCGCGTCGCGCAATTGCACCGATGCCAGGGCAAAACCGCCGTCGTTGAAATGCACATGGCTATCGATGAAGCCGGGCGTGACCATGGCGCCCTTGGCGTCAATCACGCGGGTGGTTTCCGACAGCAGCGCACGAATGGCCGCCGTGGTCCCAACCGCCGCAATCTGGTCGTCGGCGATCGCGATGGCCTCCGCCCAC from Gemmatimonadaceae bacterium includes the following:
- a CDS encoding amidohydrolase, producing the protein MRNFLKACASVVALIAVVGCARTDRHPVTLAVVNARVWTGDSIAPWAEAIAIADDQIAAVGTTAAIRALLSETTRVIDAKGAMVTPGFIDSHVHFNDGGFALASVQLRDAKTRAEFIQRIAAFAKTLPKGTWIRNGDWDHTNWGGELPSRGWIDSVTPDNPVWINRLDGHMNLANSLAMAAAKIDRATKDIDGGTIVRDVAGEPTGILKDNAQSLVDAVQPPRSDAEWDRALDTAMTHVAARGVTSVHHMGGWGDLTAFRRANRAGKLRTRIVAQVPLSDWARLRDDITQNGRGDDWLRVGALKGFVDGSLGSHTAAMLAPFADSPRDSGFFVTSPDSLYAWTKAADAAGLQVMVHAIGDRAMRTQLDIFERVAKENGARDRRFRIEHAQHIDPADIPRFGALGVIASMQPYHAIDDGRWAGNVIGPTRAKGAYAWRSLLDARATLAFGSDWFVAPPTPLEGIYAAATRRTLDDRTPGGWVPEQKIAVEEALRAYTHGSAYAGFQDDKLGVLRAGMLADLVMVDRDLTTMAPESIREAHVMLTVVGGRVVFERK